From Leptospira ryugenii, a single genomic window includes:
- a CDS encoding lipase secretion chaperone yields MKKSSLILITIAFVSILVILLGVSYMNPSRQESESEENPNEKAISYFQNQEDGFFVDPFYLESAKSIFTGEGGFLSYEEIISKAKSGELNLIFELWNLRRQCPEGSTREQCHEYIKAFLQNQYSAEEAKKLIQMLTNYLKYEEAMANIDTSSQSYTNQEMYDTIKQMRRKFFSKEEAELIFGLEEATAEFSYNRKNFLEETKNLKAEDRLKSYEEFRKKTFGQYYKAIAEREPKYDKFETEMELRRNELTKLSAQERDTKEKEIRIRYFGKEGNERIEKVLKDMKEEEERITKLEKEEANFLKNNPNLSASERDKKLLEMRTQALGSKELAEEYGRRLEYEKTLNKAQ; encoded by the coding sequence ATGAAGAAATCCTCACTCATTCTGATCACGATTGCTTTTGTCTCCATACTAGTCATCTTACTTGGTGTATCTTATATGAATCCTTCTAGGCAAGAGTCAGAATCAGAAGAAAATCCAAATGAAAAGGCCATCTCTTATTTCCAAAACCAAGAGGATGGTTTTTTTGTGGATCCTTTCTATTTGGAATCTGCAAAGTCTATATTTACTGGCGAGGGTGGCTTTTTAAGTTACGAAGAAATCATCAGCAAAGCAAAGTCAGGCGAACTCAATTTAATTTTTGAATTGTGGAATTTGCGGCGACAATGTCCAGAAGGATCGACTCGCGAGCAATGCCATGAATACATCAAAGCCTTTTTGCAAAATCAATACTCGGCAGAAGAAGCTAAGAAACTCATACAAATGCTCACAAACTATTTAAAGTATGAAGAAGCTATGGCAAATATTGATACTTCCTCACAATCGTATACCAACCAAGAAATGTACGATACAATCAAACAAATGAGAAGAAAGTTTTTTTCTAAAGAAGAAGCGGAGCTCATTTTCGGTCTGGAAGAGGCCACCGCTGAGTTTAGTTATAATAGAAAGAATTTTCTTGAAGAAACTAAAAATTTAAAAGCAGAGGACAGATTAAAATCTTACGAAGAGTTCAGAAAAAAAACATTTGGCCAATACTATAAGGCAATAGCAGAACGTGAGCCAAAATATGATAAATTTGAAACGGAAATGGAATTGCGAAGGAATGAGTTAACAAAATTATCTGCACAAGAAAGAGATACAAAAGAAAAAGAAATCCGCATTCGATACTTTGGAAAAGAGGGGAATGAAAGGATCGAGAAAGTCTTAAAGGATATGAAGGAAGAGGAAGAAAGGATAACAAAATTAGAAAAAGAGGAAGCAAACTTTCTAAAGAATAATCCGAATCTATCTGCTTCTGAGAGGGACAAAAAACTTTTGGAAATGCGCACACAAGCTTTGGGTAGTAAAGAACTTGCCGAGGAATATGGAAGACGATTGGAGTATGAAAAAACTCTTAACAAAGCTCAATAG
- a CDS encoding esterase/lipase family protein, which yields MVRKSLSYLILAIFMVSPVWAGSTSSSKPLAGTYPIILSHGLFGWGENSNGIISIVNYWGGVDDYLRSQGATVYAPAKTAANSNEVRAQELKTAMLTYLAANNYTGKVHIVGHSQGGLDSRYAVSNLGLSSRVATLTTLNTPHYGSPIADIVKTVLPSWIQPFVASIVETLVKVVYGGTNQQNALAALSSLTKEGLTSFNSYTPNRTGVKYFSYGSSITIPDLIQHPLMGILHPACAAGGLFQGQGLTNDGLVPLSSQRWGTWKGGPSFGILTTGIDHLQITNTLRSGQLWFDVNGFYLNLARDLKANQ from the coding sequence ATGGTGAGAAAAAGTCTTTCGTATTTAATTTTAGCAATTTTTATGGTAAGCCCTGTTTGGGCAGGATCCACATCCTCCTCCAAACCATTGGCAGGCACATACCCCATTATCCTCTCCCACGGCTTATTTGGCTGGGGTGAAAACTCCAACGGAATCATCAGCATTGTAAACTATTGGGGTGGTGTAGATGACTATCTCAGAAGCCAAGGTGCTACCGTTTATGCTCCTGCAAAGACTGCAGCGAACTCAAATGAAGTGAGAGCCCAAGAGTTGAAAACTGCCATGTTAACTTATTTGGCGGCTAACAACTACACTGGCAAAGTGCATATCGTGGGACACTCTCAAGGTGGATTGGATAGCCGTTATGCGGTGTCTAATCTAGGTTTGTCTTCGCGTGTCGCAACGTTAACCACTCTCAATACACCTCACTATGGATCTCCCATAGCAGATATCGTAAAAACGGTGCTCCCTAGTTGGATCCAGCCCTTTGTCGCATCCATTGTAGAAACCTTAGTGAAAGTTGTATATGGTGGTACAAACCAACAAAATGCTTTGGCGGCTCTATCTTCACTTACAAAAGAAGGCCTTACAAGCTTTAACTCCTACACTCCCAATCGTACTGGGGTAAAATACTTTTCTTATGGCTCCTCGATCACTATTCCTGATTTGATCCAGCACCCACTGATGGGCATCCTGCACCCAGCTTGTGCTGCCGGTGGTTTGTTCCAAGGACAAGGATTGACAAATGATGGATTGGTGCCTCTAAGCTCACAAAGATGGGGTACTTGGAAAGGTGGACCTTCGTTTGGAATTTTGACAACTGGGATTGACCACTTACAGATAACAAACACTTTGCGCTCTGGCCAGTTGTGGTTTGATGTCAATGGCTTTTACCTAAACCTTGCTCGCGACCTCAAAGCGAACCAATAG
- a CDS encoding ZIP family metal transporter, with the protein MESLLSVHPVLLALLATCFTWLCTALGASFVFFFRSVPRPLFNSMLGFSSGIMIAASFWSLLLPALELWETKTNHAWFYASLSFLSGGLVLYLIHKFLPHLHVGLESNRQEGGRSSFQRSILLVIAITLHNIPEGLAVGVAFGALGDNFTAQALASALVVAFGIGIQNIPEGAAVSIPLLREGFSVRRSFWYGQLSGFVEPLGGLLGAALVFSMANVLPFALCFAAGAMIFVVIEELIPESHTGQETEMSTLGALFGFVLMMALDLGLGA; encoded by the coding sequence ATGGAATCACTCCTTTCCGTGCACCCCGTCTTATTAGCACTTCTGGCCACTTGCTTTACATGGTTGTGTACGGCCTTGGGTGCATCCTTTGTCTTTTTTTTCCGCTCTGTGCCCAGGCCATTGTTCAATTCCATGTTGGGCTTTTCATCTGGGATTATGATTGCAGCAAGCTTCTGGTCCTTACTATTGCCCGCGCTTGAGTTATGGGAAACCAAGACAAACCATGCTTGGTTCTATGCGAGCCTATCCTTTCTATCCGGCGGTTTGGTGCTATATCTGATCCATAAGTTTTTACCCCATTTGCATGTAGGATTGGAATCTAATCGACAAGAGGGAGGTCGTTCTTCCTTCCAGAGAAGCATACTACTTGTCATTGCCATTACCCTACATAACATCCCCGAAGGTCTGGCTGTAGGAGTCGCATTCGGTGCATTAGGTGATAATTTCACAGCACAGGCTCTGGCTTCTGCCCTTGTGGTTGCCTTCGGGATTGGAATCCAAAACATCCCCGAAGGTGCCGCAGTTTCCATCCCCCTCCTACGGGAGGGTTTTTCCGTACGCAGAAGTTTTTGGTATGGGCAGTTGTCTGGTTTTGTAGAGCCTTTGGGTGGTCTTTTGGGCGCGGCTTTGGTCTTCTCCATGGCAAATGTACTTCCCTTTGCACTCTGTTTTGCTGCAGGAGCCATGATCTTTGTCGTTATCGAAGAGTTGATTCCAGAATCGCATACGGGCCAAGAAACGGAAATGAGCACTCTCGGTGCTCTTTTTGGTTTTGTGCTGATGATGGCTCTAGACCTAGGCCTGGGGGCCTAA
- a CDS encoding methyl-accepting chemotaxis protein → MHSLKSDSVRFSILCFLFIGLLYFLIPQDDQTKASISSFRPFITTVILMIIWSHFSFQYLYLLRKTKNVEITALLHTFLDHQSQIQALDRSQAIISFDMQGNILSANRNFLHLMGYQNEEIIGKHHKIFVDPAYALSEEYDMFWNILRSGNFHQSEFKRIGKSGKVVWIQATYNPIFDLKGNLTKVIKFASDITEQKKLSEEAKELTNELLHSLQGLEKGNLKTAINGNFSGGFLEIKNSFNNTLTNLATVISDVKRNVETVLLASQKLEDTSQFLSHSATDQAATVEETEAAIVQIIKNISESAASAEKTDLIAKKSTEEAKIGERSVQEAVQAMNAISGKIGVIKEIAAQTSLLSLNASIEAARAGENGKGFAVVATEVGKLAEKSNVSSGEISQLSASSLEIANRAGQIISDIIPAISQTSELVRTMSISNKEQAESVAQIGQAMKELDSVTQQFAASSEELAVTAESLSLQAKSLNHTIDFFHW, encoded by the coding sequence ATGCATTCATTAAAGTCTGATTCCGTACGTTTCAGTATACTCTGCTTTCTCTTCATCGGATTACTTTATTTTCTAATCCCACAAGACGACCAAACTAAAGCTTCAATCTCGAGTTTTCGACCATTCATAACAACTGTCATCCTCATGATCATTTGGTCACATTTCTCATTTCAGTATCTTTATCTTCTTAGGAAAACCAAGAATGTCGAGATTACTGCTCTATTACATACTTTTCTCGACCACCAATCTCAAATCCAAGCACTAGACCGATCTCAAGCTATTATTTCATTCGATATGCAGGGAAATATATTAAGCGCTAATCGAAACTTTTTGCACTTAATGGGCTATCAAAACGAGGAGATCATTGGAAAACACCATAAAATCTTTGTGGATCCTGCCTACGCTCTATCGGAAGAGTACGATATGTTCTGGAACATCCTTCGATCTGGAAATTTCCATCAATCCGAATTCAAGAGAATCGGGAAATCCGGGAAAGTTGTATGGATCCAAGCCACCTACAACCCTATCTTTGATTTAAAAGGGAATTTAACGAAGGTAATCAAATTTGCGAGCGACATTACCGAACAAAAGAAACTTAGTGAGGAGGCAAAAGAGCTTACAAATGAATTGCTACATTCATTGCAAGGATTAGAGAAAGGTAATCTAAAAACAGCGATCAATGGAAATTTTTCTGGTGGTTTTTTAGAAATCAAAAACTCCTTTAACAATACTCTGACAAATCTCGCGACCGTGATATCCGACGTGAAAAGAAACGTGGAAACGGTACTTCTTGCAAGTCAAAAACTGGAAGATACTTCGCAATTTCTAAGCCATTCAGCAACCGACCAAGCTGCGACAGTTGAAGAGACGGAAGCTGCCATCGTTCAAATCATTAAAAATATTTCAGAGTCTGCAGCTTCCGCTGAAAAAACAGATTTGATTGCCAAAAAATCAACCGAAGAGGCTAAAATTGGTGAACGTTCCGTACAAGAAGCTGTTCAAGCTATGAATGCAATCTCAGGAAAGATCGGTGTCATTAAGGAGATTGCTGCTCAAACAAGCCTACTCTCTCTCAATGCTTCCATTGAAGCGGCTCGCGCTGGAGAGAATGGGAAAGGTTTTGCCGTTGTAGCCACAGAAGTTGGTAAACTAGCAGAAAAAAGCAACGTTTCTTCTGGTGAGATCAGCCAACTATCAGCAAGCAGTTTAGAAATTGCAAATAGAGCTGGTCAAATCATCTCGGATATCATCCCCGCCATTAGTCAAACCTCGGAACTCGTTCGCACTATGTCGATTTCAAATAAAGAGCAGGCAGAGTCAGTAGCTCAAATCGGGCAAGCAATGAAAGAATTGGATTCCGTCACACAGCAGTTTGCTGCATCCTCGGAGGAATTGGCAGTCACGGCAGAGTCTCTCTCTTTACAGGCTAAGTCTCTAAACCATACGATAGACTTTTTTCACTGGTAG
- a CDS encoding c-type cytochrome gives MASPEETELVRKKADLIWEKQCSACHGVDGKSDASLNPKPRNFGTFGMKMGFFFGGDKMREGIYRTISTGKNKAMPAFQGSLKEEEIWSLVDRIERF, from the coding sequence ATGGCGTCCCCAGAAGAAACCGAGCTTGTCCGAAAGAAAGCAGATCTAATTTGGGAAAAGCAGTGTTCGGCATGCCATGGCGTAGATGGTAAGTCTGATGCCAGTCTCAATCCAAAACCTCGAAATTTTGGTACCTTTGGAATGAAAATGGGTTTCTTCTTTGGTGGAGATAAAATGCGCGAAGGGATTTACCGTACAATTAGTACAGGAAAAAACAAAGCGATGCCTGCCTTCCAAGGCAGCCTCAAAGAAGAAGAGATCTGGTCATTGGTAGACCGCATTGAACGATTTTAA
- a CDS encoding neutral/alkaline non-lysosomal ceramidase N-terminal domain-containing protein has protein sequence MKSIFTLVLVLFSLKGLYAEEAVYSVGLSKKDITGPPFGLMFWGYAREDQTGVGIQTRQFARSLVMEERKTGKLLAYVTAEVGGIPFEVQREVVKRLQKEVDPKFHLGNVVLNASHTHSGPAGFFQYSEVSFYSTNYYSQVFSLLCDGIFSAIRDAYHKRIPSTVYLGKAMVKDAGINRSLDAYNANPQEERQLYSDTIEREMTQLNFVAQGKKLGHVNWYGVHPTNITFDNRLISSDNKGVAALLSEEQALNEGHPSFVAIFAQANEGDVSPNLNLNNTGPGKEMYESSFLIGKRQFLASQEIWKGPTRELKGGMAFAHTFIDMSQYKVSAEFSRTGKEESTCPSAYGYAFAAGSTEEGGGHWLFHEGMTDKHRRFYIDWIAKFMLQSPSEELRNCQKPKAVLFPMGETKPIPSLPQILPYGMVRIGDLLIMVLPHEVTTMSARRLKKQVRSQFPNESLEVVISGLSNDFSGYITTPEEYSEQHYEGGHTLHGKQSLNALRQEFHRMASHMREGFEVSETIGNHPFPLDLSERVRSKEIPFTNETSTEPKEILIFPKPIYKIGEEVRCRVEAANPNVGYPMVKEYFIIEKRLHSAWLPIKTEAAIDTKIEYQTSRLPWKSLGSMDLSWTIGDRESGEYRLVHKGMFQTSNGKKSPYTLICPSFRVDP, from the coding sequence ATGAAATCCATTTTTACCCTTGTCCTTGTCCTTTTTTCTCTGAAGGGGCTTTACGCGGAGGAAGCTGTCTATTCGGTTGGACTTTCCAAAAAGGATATCACAGGTCCTCCGTTTGGGCTGATGTTTTGGGGCTATGCCCGCGAAGACCAAACTGGGGTCGGCATACAAACGAGACAGTTTGCACGCTCTCTTGTCATGGAAGAGCGGAAGACGGGGAAACTCTTGGCTTATGTAACCGCTGAGGTGGGTGGCATTCCCTTTGAAGTCCAAAGAGAGGTTGTGAAGCGATTGCAAAAGGAAGTAGATCCGAAGTTTCATTTGGGAAATGTAGTCCTCAATGCTTCTCATACTCACAGTGGGCCGGCGGGATTCTTTCAGTATTCAGAAGTATCTTTTTATTCCACAAATTACTATTCACAAGTATTTTCCTTGTTATGTGATGGAATCTTTTCGGCCATCCGAGACGCCTACCATAAAAGAATTCCTTCCACAGTTTATCTTGGTAAAGCGATGGTGAAAGATGCAGGCATCAACCGAAGTTTGGATGCTTACAATGCCAATCCCCAAGAAGAAAGACAATTGTATTCAGATACCATTGAAAGGGAAATGACTCAGCTCAATTTTGTGGCTCAGGGCAAAAAATTAGGCCACGTGAATTGGTACGGAGTGCACCCAACAAATATTACCTTTGACAATCGACTTATTTCCTCAGACAATAAAGGAGTTGCAGCATTACTATCAGAGGAACAAGCATTAAACGAGGGACACCCATCCTTTGTTGCGATATTCGCCCAAGCGAATGAAGGAGATGTCTCTCCTAACCTAAATCTCAATAATACGGGTCCAGGAAAGGAGATGTATGAGAGTAGCTTTCTAATAGGAAAGCGGCAGTTCCTAGCCAGCCAGGAGATATGGAAAGGCCCCACGAGAGAGTTGAAGGGAGGCATGGCTTTCGCGCATACATTTATCGATATGAGCCAATATAAAGTGAGCGCAGAATTTTCTAGAACAGGAAAAGAAGAGAGTACCTGCCCAAGTGCCTACGGATATGCATTCGCCGCTGGCTCTACGGAAGAGGGTGGTGGGCATTGGCTTTTCCATGAAGGTATGACAGATAAACATCGTCGGTTCTATATTGATTGGATCGCAAAATTCATGTTACAGTCACCTTCTGAGGAACTTAGAAATTGCCAAAAGCCAAAAGCCGTTCTATTTCCAATGGGTGAGACCAAACCCATCCCAAGCTTACCACAGATCCTTCCCTACGGTATGGTGAGAATCGGTGATCTGCTGATCATGGTCCTGCCCCATGAAGTCACGACGATGTCAGCAAGGCGTTTGAAAAAGCAGGTCAGAAGTCAATTTCCCAATGAATCTTTAGAAGTTGTGATTTCTGGTCTTTCCAACGATTTTTCTGGCTACATTACAACACCTGAAGAATATTCAGAACAACATTACGAAGGTGGGCATACATTGCATGGCAAGCAGAGTTTGAATGCTCTCCGCCAAGAGTTTCATAGGATGGCAAGTCACATGCGAGAAGGATTCGAGGTTTCCGAAACTATTGGCAATCATCCTTTCCCTTTGGATCTCTCAGAAAGAGTGCGTTCGAAAGAAATACCTTTCACAAATGAAACGAGCACCGAACCAAAAGAAATCCTTATCTTTCCCAAACCAATATACAAAATAGGGGAAGAGGTGCGATGCCGAGTGGAAGCGGCAAACCCAAACGTGGGTTATCCGATGGTCAAAGAGTACTTTATCATTGAAAAGCGGCTGCATTCTGCCTGGTTACCCATCAAAACGGAAGCGGCCATTGATACAAAAATAGAATACCAGACCTCCCGCTTACCTTGGAAATCCCTGGGTAGTATGGATCTTTCTTGGACGATCGGAGATAGAGAGTCAGGTGAGTATCGCTTGGTTCATAAAGGAATGTTCCAAACAAGCAATGGCAAAAAATCTCCTTATACCTTAATTTGCCCTAGCTTTCGTGTTGATCCATAA
- a CDS encoding ATP-binding protein: MPTLKHKQNRFISYICLVASILASLNAIGMLNFYGYSFFSYFGFIIAAIFILCYVINQRGYHLLAKSIVLLIFNFAVINISSTQGEGSGSVLLYFPLMSLYFLLLEWKELRWIFFWCLVSVIGFLLLELSDYQILKFGDFEKPEPKLVFLFNLCLTLLGQFIVMFVFIKVTGELESNMQTKTDELRRTLHHLVDEKEKAEKAAQSRSLFLSSMSHEMRTPLHSILGYTNLILEEDVSPEQREILSLIEFSSRNLLVLINDILEFNKLEAGKISIDHLPFDFPLLLQKIHSSLKLQADEKNLEFHLELSEAIPRQLKGDPSKLTQILFNLLSNAIKFTEKGVISFKIEVKKRWESFICLEFSIADTGIGIPKEQHDLIFEQFTQADASISRKFGGTGLGLSITKKILDLFQSQIHLESEPGKGSKFTFQLNFPVVDTETNLWEEVETKEVILPNIQKPILVVDDNEMNLRLVSQFFKKWKFPFLVAKSGESAYEIAKAEDLSLILMDLQMPGWDGFYTTQKIKETKPEVPVLALTADVNEDALQKVKDSGFLDIIYKPFQPKEFQNILLQYLTK, from the coding sequence ATGCCTACCCTGAAACACAAACAGAACCGGTTCATCAGCTATATCTGCTTGGTCGCAAGCATACTTGCTTCCTTAAATGCTATCGGCATGTTAAATTTCTACGGATATAGTTTCTTTTCCTACTTTGGCTTCATCATTGCAGCGATATTTATTCTTTGTTATGTAATCAATCAGAGAGGGTATCATCTCCTTGCCAAATCCATCGTACTATTGATTTTCAATTTTGCAGTTATAAACATTAGCAGCACACAAGGGGAAGGTTCAGGATCTGTTTTACTTTATTTCCCCTTGATGAGTTTGTACTTTTTGCTTTTAGAATGGAAAGAATTGCGTTGGATTTTCTTTTGGTGTCTCGTATCGGTTATTGGTTTTTTACTCTTAGAACTTTCAGATTATCAAATCTTAAAATTTGGGGACTTTGAAAAGCCAGAACCAAAATTAGTTTTTCTATTTAATCTTTGTTTAACGCTCCTTGGTCAGTTCATTGTCATGTTTGTTTTCATCAAGGTTACTGGAGAGCTGGAATCAAATATGCAAACAAAAACAGATGAATTGCGGCGCACTTTGCATCATCTAGTGGATGAAAAAGAAAAGGCTGAAAAAGCCGCTCAGTCACGCTCTTTATTCTTATCTTCCATGAGCCATGAAATGAGAACTCCTCTGCATTCGATACTTGGCTATACAAATTTAATTTTGGAAGAAGATGTAAGCCCCGAACAAAGAGAAATCCTAAGTTTGATCGAATTTTCATCACGCAATCTTTTGGTTCTCATCAATGACATTCTTGAATTCAATAAATTGGAAGCAGGGAAAATTTCCATCGACCATCTACCCTTTGATTTTCCTCTCTTACTCCAGAAAATTCATTCTTCGCTAAAACTTCAGGCAGATGAAAAGAATTTAGAATTTCATTTGGAATTGAGTGAAGCCATCCCCAGACAATTGAAAGGGGACCCGAGCAAACTCACTCAAATTCTTTTTAATCTACTATCCAACGCGATCAAGTTTACAGAGAAAGGTGTCATTTCATTTAAAATTGAGGTAAAAAAGCGATGGGAAAGTTTTATTTGTTTAGAGTTTAGCATCGCTGATACTGGTATAGGTATTCCGAAAGAACAACACGATCTGATCTTTGAACAATTTACGCAAGCAGATGCTAGCATATCACGAAAGTTTGGTGGGACTGGGCTTGGACTTTCTATCACAAAAAAAATACTAGATCTCTTCCAAAGCCAGATCCATTTGGAATCGGAACCAGGAAAAGGTTCCAAGTTTACGTTTCAATTAAACTTTCCTGTAGTCGATACCGAAACAAATCTTTGGGAAGAGGTCGAGACCAAGGAAGTTATACTCCCAAATATACAGAAACCGATTCTTGTCGTAGATGACAATGAAATGAATTTGCGTTTGGTTTCTCAATTTTTTAAAAAATGGAAGTTTCCCTTCTTAGTTGCAAAATCAGGAGAAAGTGCTTATGAAATAGCAAAAGCAGAAGATCTCTCTCTCATACTTATGGATTTACAAATGCCTGGCTGGGATGGATTTTACACGACCCAAAAGATAAAGGAAACAAAACCTGAAGTTCCAGTGCTTGCTCTCACTGCCGATGTAAATGAAGACGCCTTACAAAAAGTAAAGGACTCTGGCTTCTTAGATATCATCTACAAACCCTTCCAACCAAAAGAATTCCAAAACATCCTCTTGCAATACCTAACTAAGTAA
- a CDS encoding methyl-accepting chemotaxis protein — protein MSIRLRIFLSIGSVLIAGFLISTSIQTYRLINDLQTEIDSSAKLTAERWSYEVKEQFNTAMGLIRGFRFSLFFTSPPREKTILGLQEILKRNSDLFGIWLCYEPNAYDGKDAIYKNTTGHDQTGRFIPYVHQLGEGKLNLEPLKDYENLDGAGEYYQATKIANQAKVVGPYSYVAGETSKQMISLIVPINPNKKFIGAAGIDLDLEELQNKIGDSRPFRGEGYIALLSPQGKYAMYGQDASKLGTSISDPEMMKVFLANAKKETPFTFTSGDFSHYFSPFRIGKDEDDWVLQVSIPASLMRNLIWQIVLSSFLTVVFILAATLLVLNLIFKKQISDRLDEAILFSKEIADGNLKAISPKENADEIGKLFASLDKMKTSLYSIISDLKKTTKALDEQTDEMNVTSQRLSDISQTQASSAEESSAAVEELTASAENVGKSMVDAVQKTKEINQNVENLRTEIEKINVEMDALAKLAMESRNQAIVGENAMVASTEAMEDIRDKAERIREVLDIITEISEKTNLLALNAAIEAARAGDAGRGFAVVAEEIGKLALQTGSSVKEISELVLSTDQAVSNGNTRVTEAAHILTLLNERVKEFETTANRVLHSVHSQEVNAKDISINANSLTNLSVQIEEAVLEQKRAADEISRTIVSISEGTQELALGSDQLTLSSGSISSEANLLAKQVERFKL, from the coding sequence ATGAGCATACGCTTACGGATCTTTCTTTCCATAGGTTCTGTGTTAATTGCCGGTTTCCTAATATCTACATCTATTCAAACATACCGTTTGATCAATGATCTCCAAACTGAAATCGACAGTAGTGCTAAACTAACTGCAGAAAGATGGAGTTACGAGGTTAAAGAACAATTTAATACTGCCATGGGACTCATACGTGGCTTTCGATTTTCTCTCTTTTTCACCTCACCTCCTCGAGAAAAAACAATCTTAGGCTTACAAGAAATCCTGAAACGAAATTCCGATCTATTTGGGATATGGCTATGCTATGAGCCAAATGCCTATGATGGAAAGGATGCGATCTATAAGAATACAACAGGACATGACCAAACAGGAAGATTCATTCCATATGTCCACCAATTGGGGGAAGGAAAGCTCAATCTGGAACCGCTCAAGGATTATGAAAATTTAGATGGAGCTGGTGAGTACTACCAGGCTACTAAAATTGCAAACCAAGCAAAAGTCGTAGGGCCTTATAGCTATGTCGCTGGCGAAACATCCAAACAAATGATCTCCCTAATCGTTCCTATTAACCCCAATAAAAAATTTATCGGTGCAGCAGGCATTGATTTGGACCTAGAAGAGCTCCAAAACAAAATCGGCGATAGCCGACCCTTCCGTGGAGAAGGATATATCGCACTTTTGTCCCCACAAGGAAAGTACGCTATGTACGGACAAGATGCTAGTAAATTAGGAACGAGCATCTCAGATCCAGAAATGATGAAAGTGTTTCTTGCAAATGCAAAAAAGGAAACACCCTTTACCTTTACCAGCGGAGACTTTTCCCATTACTTTTCTCCGTTTAGAATCGGGAAGGATGAAGACGATTGGGTATTGCAAGTCAGTATACCTGCAAGCCTGATGAGAAATCTTATCTGGCAGATTGTCTTGAGCTCTTTTCTAACTGTCGTTTTTATCCTCGCCGCTACTCTCCTTGTTTTGAATCTTATTTTTAAAAAACAAATCAGCGATCGTTTAGATGAGGCAATTTTATTTTCTAAAGAAATCGCTGATGGTAATTTAAAAGCCATCTCACCAAAAGAGAATGCAGATGAAATTGGGAAGTTATTTGCTTCCTTGGATAAAATGAAAACAAGCCTTTACTCCATCATTTCCGATCTTAAAAAAACCACAAAGGCTTTGGATGAACAAACGGACGAAATGAACGTCACCTCACAAAGATTATCTGATATTTCGCAAACACAAGCATCTTCTGCAGAAGAGTCCTCGGCTGCTGTAGAAGAACTAACAGCTTCTGCGGAAAATGTGGGTAAATCCATGGTAGATGCTGTCCAAAAAACAAAAGAGATCAACCAAAACGTAGAAAATTTACGCACTGAAATTGAAAAGATCAATGTGGAGATGGACGCTTTAGCAAAATTGGCGATGGAATCTCGTAACCAAGCCATCGTTGGTGAAAATGCAATGGTTGCGTCCACCGAAGCCATGGAAGATATTCGAGACAAAGCAGAGAGGATACGCGAAGTTTTGGATATCATCACAGAAATTTCCGAAAAGACAAATCTTCTGGCATTGAATGCTGCTATTGAGGCAGCAAGAGCTGGAGATGCCGGGCGAGGTTTTGCTGTGGTTGCTGAGGAAATCGGAAAATTAGCCTTACAGACTGGTAGCTCAGTCAAAGAGATCAGCGAACTGGTGTTATCAACAGACCAAGCGGTATCGAATGGAAATACGAGGGTAACCGAAGCCGCTCATATTTTGACCTTACTTAACGAAAGGGTCAAAGAATTTGAGACGACTGCAAACCGAGTGTTACACTCTGTCCATTCTCAGGAGGTAAACGCTAAGGATATTTCAATCAATGCCAATAGTCTTACCAATCTCAGTGTTCAAATCGAGGAAGCTGTACTGGAACAAAAGAGAGCTGCAGATGAGATTTCCAGGACTATCGTAAGTATTTCTGAAGGTACTCAAGAGTTGGCCTTGGGTTCAGACCAACTCACACTCTCCTCTGGCAGTATTTCTTCTGAGGCAAATCTATTGGCAAAACAGGTGGAGAGATTTAAGTTGTAA